The nucleotide window AATCTGTGAATCCAGCAACGCCATGTCAATCTGCTGCCCCTTACCTGATACGGTCCGTTCCTGCAGAGCCGCCAGAATTCCTATGGCACTGTATAGTCCGGTCGCGATGTCGGCAATTGCCACTCCCACTTTCATGGGGCCGGATTCCTCGCTGCCCGTGATACTCATCATGCCGCCCATGGCCTGCACAATGTAATCGTATCCTGGCAAGTTTTTATAGGGACCGTGTTGGCCAAAACCGGTGATCGAGCAGTAGATCAGGCGTGGATTCAGCTTCCGTACATCTTCATAACCGAGTCCCCATTTTTCCATGGTTCCGGTCTTGAAGTTCTGAATCAGGACATCCGCATTCTTCACCATCTTACGCAGAATATTCCGCGCTTCCGGTTCTTTCAGGTTCAAAGTTATCGCCCGTTTGTTTCGGTTAGCTGTCAGGTAGTAGGCGCTTTGATCCCCCGCAAACGGAGGCCCCCATCCGCGTGTCTCGTCGCTGCCGCCAGGCCCTTCGATCTTGATCACATCCGCCCCCAGATCGCCCAGAATCATTGTGCAAAAAGGGCCGGCCAGCACCCGTGTCAGATCGATTACTTTAAGCCCCTCTAACGCTCCCATTGCTTCACCTCCCCCAGTTCGAATCTCGATTGCGCACCTGGCTGTTTCGCGAAAACTGGCAATAAAAAAGCCAGCCAAACCGCCAAACGTACCCGCTGCGGAATAACTGGCTTGTCATCCGTGCTTTGGCTTCCTGGTCGGGAAGTCCAACAGATGCAACAGTCACTATTAACTTACTACAATAATATTCAGAATTCACTTCGTTGTAAAGAGGTATCTTCTCATCCTAATTTTCGGAATCCCGTAAAGGAAGCAGTACATTTTTTACCCACAAATGAAATTTTGCTACTGCTTCGTCTCCCTTTACATTGAAAAGGAAGACACCGAAATCTTTGTCTTTATAATGGGCCACATCTCCAAATAAATCAGTTCCTGGATGGTTTGCCGATTCATTGTCAAGCCTCCCGAAAAGCTTTTGATGGTGGATAGTAACATCCCCGCCATGAATTTCACAGCGGGGAGCAGGCAGATGTGGTTATGGTTTGACCGTTTTGCTTGTATCCAACCCTTTTTCTTTATAATATTTTTCGGCACCGGGATGCAACGGGATGGTCAACCCTTTTAGCGCTGTTTCCAATTTGATCGCCTTTGCCGTTTCATGAGCTATGACCAAACGATCTGTATTCTCGTAAAGAGTTTTGGTTAACTGATAGACCAGCTCTTCGCTGAGATCTTTGCGTACCAGGAGCACATTCGCAACCGCTAGCGTATGAACTTCCTCCGTTTGCCCCTTGTAGGTGTTTGCGGGAATCACATATTCAAAGTACCAAGGATATTTCTCGGTGATTTTCTTAATCATGTCCGGTTCAAACGACAGTAATTTCACATTGAAGGAAGTTGCCATATCCAGTACGGAGGCGGTTGGCAGTCCGCCAAAGATCATGGCCGCATCCGCCTGGTTGTTCTTCATCAGCTCGGCAGCTTCGCTGAAACCGACGAAATCCGCTTTCACATTCTTCTTGGTTGTATAGTCCAGCCCGTATTCGCCGATCATCTCTTTGGTGCTGATTTCCGTTCCGCTTCCCACAGCTCCGGGAACGATTTTCTTGCCTTCCAAATCCTTGATCGATTTGATTCTGCTGTCACCCCGCACCACAAAGTGCATAACATTCGGGTATAGATAGGTGAGAGCCCGCAGGTCTTTCTGTGCCCGGTCCTTAAACTGTCCTTCCCCTTTGTAAGCCTGCGTGACAACGTTATTCTGGGAAAACGCCACCTCCGTTTCTTTCTTCTCCAACAGCTCGATGTTCTTTTGGGAAGCGGCAGTTGAAGTGGCAGAGCCTTTTACCCCCAGTTTATCGGTCCACAGCTGGGCCAATGCGTTCCCAAGCGGGTAGTAGACACCTCCTGTTGTACCTGTCGCAACATTCACCAATTCGCCTTTGACCGACTGGGAATTGTTTTCACCTCCGCTTTGCGTCTGTGTGGAACATCCTGCAAACATACTTGTCGCCAATGTGAAAATCACGGGCAAGACCAACCATTTTCTCATGAATGTTTACCCCCTTTTTCTATAAAACGTGTATATCTTGCACGAGAAAACTCGTTACAAGGCTTTGGTACGATCCAATTTGGCAGGAATACCGACAACCCGCTGCACCACCAGAAGAACGATGAAGATTCCCATTCCTAGCAAATCCAGATAAAATTGGGCAGGCAGTGTAACAGCCACTACCGATAGAAACCCTGCACTTTCCATCACCGTCAATTTACGGCGCTGAAAGTTTTGAATGACAAAAGAAAGGGACAAAGCGGCAATTGTGGTGATTAACACCGCCCATACGATCTCCGGAATTGTCGACTGCACCACGATCAGCATCATTTCAGGACGCAGTGCGAAATAGTAGGGAATCAGGAATCCGATCAGAGCCAATCTCCAGGCTTGCCAGGTTCCCTTTTGCGGATCGCAGTTTGCAATGGCACTGGCTGTATAGGCAGAAAGTGCGGTAGGAGGAGTTACATCCGCAAGTGCGCCGTAGTAGAACACGAACATATGCGCCACCAGCGGAGGAAGCCCCATCTTGATCAAAACGGGCGCGGACACGGTGGCCACGATGATATAGGTGGCGGTAGTCGGTACGCCCGTACCCACTATGATAGAAGTGATCATCGTCAAAAACAGGGCCAGAAGCAGATTGTTACCTGACATATCCAAAATCGCCGATCCGAAAGTGAGGCCTAGACTGGTCAGGGAAGCGGTACCCACGACGAATCCCACGACTGCGCATGCCACCGCTACCGCAATGGCCCCTTTTGCGCCATCTTCCAAACTTTTGAGGATCTGTCTCAACCCCATCCGTGTTTCTTTTCTGAAAGCGCCCGCAATCAATACGGAAATGGTCGCGTAAAACGCTGCATACAGAGGTGTTTTTCCGCTGAACATCAAAAACAGCAGCACCCCGACCGGGATCAACATGTGACCTCTGGCCTTCAAAGATTCGACGACACTGGGCAGTTGATCTTTCGGAAGTCCTTTCAGACCGGTCTTTACCGCCTCCACATGCACCATGATCCAGATCGATGCATAATAGAGGATCGCGGGTAGTGCGGCAGCAATGATGATCTGGCTGTAAGGGATCCCCAGGAATTCGGCCATGATAAAAGCGGCAGCTCCCATCACAGGCGGCATGATCTGTCCTCCCGTCGACCCTGCCGCTTCCACACCGGCAGCAAATGTCGGGCGATAGCCTACATTTTTCATCATTGGAATGGTGAAGGCTCCCGTACTGGCCGCATTGGCAACCGCACTCCCGTTAATCATTCCCATGAAGCCTGTCGTCAACAAAGCGACTTTGGCAGGTCCCCCCGGCTTGTGACCGGCAACAGAAAGTGATACATCATTAATCAGCTTGGACAAACCGGTGCCCCCCAGGAAAGCGCCGAACAGGATAAACAGGAACATGTAGGTAGCCGAAACCCCCAATGCGATACCGAAAATCCCTTCAGTCGACCAGAACATATGCTCAGAAATCCGCTCCGGCGAATAGCCTCTTGTATGAAACCGGCCAGGCACATAGTTGCCGAAATAAGCATACAACAGAAAGACCAGTCCCATGATGGTCAGTTCTTTCCCCAACACACGTCTGCTTGCTTCCAGGACAAGCAGAATTCCGATTCCGCCGATCAAGTATTCAAACTCATTTAACCGTCCGCCGCGCTGAGCGATCTCATTCCATTGAAACGCCAAGTAAGCGTTTACAAACAAGCTGAACAAAACAAGAAGGATATCAACCACACTGGGCCTTCTTTTTGGGGCTCCCTTGCGGGCCGGATACAGGAGAAACGCCAGGACCAGTACAAACATCAAATGCACTGACCGCTGAATGATCGATTCAAACAGTCCGAATCCCGAAGTGTATAGCTGAAACAACGACCAAAGCACCGCAATGAACGAAATGACAACCGCCCATTTTCCGGTCAATCGTCGAAAACGGAATTCCGCGTCCGCTTCCCGCATAATGGCATCCGTATCAATATCCTTCGAGTATTCGGAAACCAGATCTTTGTTCTTCGACATGAATCCCCCTCCTTTTGTGAAAAAGAAAAAGCCACCCAACCGCACAACAAAAGAAACCTCTGGCTGTACGATTGAACTGGCTTATCACCCGTGCTTTGGCTTCCGGTCAGGAAGTCCTACGAATGTAACAGTTCACTTTTATTTACTTAGATTTACATATTGTATTCGATCAAAAGTTCAAAATTCCTTCACAATTTGAAATTTGTTTCGATCTTGAAGCAGCGATCAGTTTTCGATAGTCAGGCTCAG belongs to Effusibacillus lacus and includes:
- a CDS encoding CaiB/BaiF CoA transferase family protein, translated to MGALEGLKVIDLTRVLAGPFCTMILGDLGADVIKIEGPGGSDETRGWGPPFAGDQSAYYLTANRNKRAITLNLKEPEARNILRKMVKNADVLIQNFKTGTMEKWGLGYEDVRKLNPRLIYCSITGFGQHGPYKNLPGYDYIVQAMGGMMSITGSEESGPMKVGVAIADIATGLYSAIGILAALQERTVSGKGQQIDMALLDSQISLLANVASNYLVSGQIPKRYGNQHPNIVPYQTFRASDGEMVVAVGNDRQFQKLCQLLGQPQWADDPEYSTNPARLKNRERLIPMLQREFAKKTCSEWQELLHAAGIPSGPINNMEQLFRDPHVVEREMKVEIPHPTIGTVQLVGSPLKLSRSKPEMRRHPPLAGEHTREVLKEYGYDDTEIDDFMARNII
- a CDS encoding TAXI family TRAP transporter solute-binding subunit — translated: MRKWLVLPVIFTLATSMFAGCSTQTQSGGENNSQSVKGELVNVATGTTGGVYYPLGNALAQLWTDKLGVKGSATSTAASQKNIELLEKKETEVAFSQNNVVTQAYKGEGQFKDRAQKDLRALTYLYPNVMHFVVRGDSRIKSIKDLEGKKIVPGAVGSGTEISTKEMIGEYGLDYTTKKNVKADFVGFSEAAELMKNNQADAAMIFGGLPTASVLDMATSFNVKLLSFEPDMIKKITEKYPWYFEYVIPANTYKGQTEEVHTLAVANVLLVRKDLSEELVYQLTKTLYENTDRLVIAHETAKAIKLETALKGLTIPLHPGAEKYYKEKGLDTSKTVKP
- a CDS encoding TRAP transporter permease → MSKNKDLVSEYSKDIDTDAIMREADAEFRFRRLTGKWAVVISFIAVLWSLFQLYTSGFGLFESIIQRSVHLMFVLVLAFLLYPARKGAPKRRPSVVDILLVLFSLFVNAYLAFQWNEIAQRGGRLNEFEYLIGGIGILLVLEASRRVLGKELTIMGLVFLLYAYFGNYVPGRFHTRGYSPERISEHMFWSTEGIFGIALGVSATYMFLFILFGAFLGGTGLSKLINDVSLSVAGHKPGGPAKVALLTTGFMGMINGSAVANAASTGAFTIPMMKNVGYRPTFAAGVEAAGSTGGQIMPPVMGAAAFIMAEFLGIPYSQIIIAAALPAILYYASIWIMVHVEAVKTGLKGLPKDQLPSVVESLKARGHMLIPVGVLLFLMFSGKTPLYAAFYATISVLIAGAFRKETRMGLRQILKSLEDGAKGAIAVAVACAVVGFVVGTASLTSLGLTFGSAILDMSGNNLLLALFLTMITSIIVGTGVPTTATYIIVATVSAPVLIKMGLPPLVAHMFVFYYGALADVTPPTALSAYTASAIANCDPQKGTWQAWRLALIGFLIPYYFALRPEMMLIVVQSTIPEIVWAVLITTIAALSLSFVIQNFQRRKLTVMESAGFLSVVAVTLPAQFYLDLLGMGIFIVLLVVQRVVGIPAKLDRTKAL